A window of Daucus carota subsp. sativus chromosome 2, DH1 v3.0, whole genome shotgun sequence genomic DNA:
tcaaaaaatgtatataacaaGAAATGCTTTAGTTATGTTGttgtttttatatgtattctaatGCCTTTGGTTTTCAAGACtaaagagattaaaattattttacacaACATTTATAATTAGTGGTTCATGTGTCAAAAAACTTTAAATCATTCATGAACATACGACCATTAGAGATGGAAATGTACTGATGCAATATGCCCCAGCAAGAATTGATGAATTCTCATAAATAGAAGACAACTAAATCACTTTAGcattttgaatattttgataACAAATTGGTTTGGTGATTCACAGTAGAGTACAACATTTGAGAGAGTAATGGGAGGGACTGATAGTTTCTCCCCATGATCTTCAACTTCTGTTTAATTACAATTTTTACAAATACTGTCACACTGAGGGAGCTGAAGCTAGTGAAGATGGACTTTTGATGGTTTTGGACCTGTAAAAACTACCCAGAGTATATTTTCTCTCTTGAGTTTGAGCAATAATACACGGAGCACCAACCtcagggatatatatatatatatatatatatatatatatatagggtcttactctggtacaaaccaccttagcgtacaaactacaaactaaaattaaaaagtctctaaatcaaatcaaaatatagcacatatggtatggaaattgatcgttgcgagatgaacaaaaatacagtgaagtcggatttcaaaaaaagttcaccgattaacgggaaaattcaaattaaaaacggaggggaATCTGCAGATCATGTGTGACAGGGTGTATATTAACTGGTGTGtggttgcccctgcggggccattggattagattcatccgagggcttatattgagtttgtagtttgtacactaacttagtttgtatttgagcacttccctatatatatatatgtttcagtAAAATGGTAATTTAGTAGATCGAAGTAGCTtagattattttgaattaacaTAGTTATTTCAGTCAAAGAGTGTCTTCTTTACTATTTCAATTGtacatcttaaaataattcCATCTGATTTATTTCTGTCATGGACTTCTGTCCTCAGGAAATGAGCTTGATGGGTCCTGAAACAGGGAGATGTAGAAGAACTGATGGGAAAACGTGGAGGTGTCTTAAAGATGTGGTTCCTGATCAAAAGTACTGTGAGCGACACATGCACAGAGGCCGTTCAACAAAGCGTGTGGAAGCTTTTGGAGTTAATTTACAGTCTAATTCACATACGATAACTTGTTCCAATACTGATGCAACCACACCTACCTGTTCAACAAAGACCAGTCAAAAGATCAAGTCTCATAACCTTGCTGTTACAAGTGCGAAGCTATCCACTCCCATCAGTGGTAATTGTCAAAATAAGAACCCATCGCCCTGTAGAAGCAACGATTTAACTAAATCCGCCACAAGTATCACTACTCTTGCCAACGGCAAAAGTAAACCGACCAACAGATTGGTAAAGAAGGATAAATCTTCCAGGTTAGTCACTATCAATGCCTGCAATCACAATATCAGTTGTGTCGgtactattatatatatgagtataCACCTACGATTACAagaattaaatttcaaaaaaatgacACCATTTATCATAAGCAGCAGAGAAAATACTGACTGCCTTGATGGTGTGGATGCTGGCTCCAATCAACTCAAAGATACAAACAAGGGATACAGCACAAATGGTGACAAGCATGGTGCTTCTGTGACCCCAGAACTTGGCAATTCCACAGAGAGTGTTGTTTACGGTGATACTAGTAAGGCTATATTctgttataaaaatttataacgtTGCACTAGCTTTGAGAAAATActgaatatatgatatatctggACGAACTAGATCCCATCCAGCATGGCAATTTAAATTTCATCGGTAGACCTCAAAATATACGAGTGTTTAAATTCTTTCTACATGTTAACTTCCTACCACTATTTGCATGTCTAGTCTTAACGAATAGctataataaaaatgattttactaCCAATTCAACTTTTACTAGCTACAAAATGTGATACAAAGCTACTACATTTTCTAAACTTCCTGTTTCAATTGTAGTCGACACTAACACTGTCTGCATAAACTGTGCTATcacagtggaggagtcacaaaGATGCAAGAGAACTGATGGCAAAAGATGGCAGTGTAGTAGAGAAGCTATTCCTCAGGAAAAGTACTGTGGCAGCCACATTAATAGAGGGTCAAAAAGATGCAGGTTATCCCCAGAAGCTGCAACTGCCGCTGCAACTCTTGCAACTCTTGTTACACTGAAGAATGGTCCTAGTCCTACTAACTTGAATACAGATCTTTGCATCTTACATGCAACACATCCACCCACAGTTTTAGAAAGTTCAACTAGTGGCATCAAGTGATGACTATCATCACCTGCACAGACGAAACCACCAGCGCCTACCCTTTTTTGTCTTTATCTCCCTTGATTAGGATTGTCTCTCAAATTCTGTCGCAAATGTTGTTTCAACTTGATTTAGTGGATAACTTTTTGATGCAATGGCCATAGTAACATGTGACTTGCTAGCTGTAATGGTATGAATTATTACAGGGTTTGAAGGCCTAAAAGAGATGCTATATGAGTATTGCAAAGGCAAGTTTGTAGAAAAGGATTAACTTAAAGCTTGACCTACTGGGCTTGTAATATACCACATTATGGTGTCTTGTAAACATGCCTGAAATTGGAACTGCCACTTTATTCTCACcctattcaaaattatattagcaAAGGAATGTAAAACAGTAAGATGATATTATTGGCAGACGGGAGAAGTAACAGATTATAAAGTACTCTGATTGAGCTAAAAACTAAGCACCCTTTTCAATTTAGACAAACTAGTACGACAAGTCATCGTAACACAAAACAATAACAAGAGAAAAAAATACAACATAACAGAATGCCTGCTATTTGATTCCGGTCAGTagattacaagtaaagagatATCATATATGTGCTGATCTCTAAGAGCCACACTGAAACGAAAACTGTTACACTGAGCAGGTACCACTGGGATCAGCATTCTTGACTATCCAAGGGTGTTCCATAATCTTCTGAAGAGATAGCCTTTTTGAAGAGTCCCTCACTAGAAGCTGCAGAACATTTTAAGTAGCATAATTTGCAAGGGAACAATAACTTTCACCCATCACTATCTTTCTCATTACTGAACAAATGGATCTAGCAGATCAAAAGACTTACCCGGCTAATGAGATCTTTTGCTTCCATAGACACACGAGGCGCGGAAGGGAACATAAGATCAATCTTCATAATCCTGTATAAAATGTTTGTAAATATGAAAGCCcaactaataatataatcacaCACTACGAACCAATATCAGAGACATTTACCTTCTAAACGTGTCTTTCTGTGTCTCTGCTTCAAAAGGAGGATTGCCATACAAAAATTCATAACATAGGACACCCAGTGTCCAGTTATCAACTGCATAATCATGGGCTCTGTTCTCAACCATTTCTGGTGCTAAATAGTCTAATGTTCCACACATGGTATTTCTTTTGCTTTTTGACTGTACAGACCATCCAAAATCTGCAATCTTCAGTCGACCCTGTGTTTGTCATAATAGTATTACCAAGTCTTCATACAACAGTAAGATAACAATAATATTGTGATCTTGAATCTTTGACCATTCTAATAACCCTAGATGAAATTTTAGAAGAAGCATCTATTGCAAATAAAGGATCACACAGTGAGGATATATTAGCTCATAGCCTCACACAATGAGAAGTGTTGTTTTTCATGGTAACATCGAATCTGCAATTGGGAATAGTATACAGCCTGCATATACCTTAACCTTACCATACCCTGCTTCTGAGTGGACAATACCGGTTATATTAGACCATTCACTTTCCATATCAAGCAAGAGGTAGAAATAGTTAGGTTTCAGTAAATTAGTTGTTATTTAGCATTAATGAGATTACATAAAAATTATCTGAAACGTTTTCCCTATCAGATGGTAAGCATAAGAATTCACAATATAAAATATCTTGTACAACAAACCTCGTGATCTAGCAGCAAATTTTCTGGCTTGATATCCCTATGAATCACATCTTTCTGATGACAGTACGCCAAAGCTTGAGTAAGGCTTGCAATATACTACATTTTACACAATCACCAAAGTTATAAAAGACTGAATCATAAGCTTTGTTACGCTAAACAAAATAAGATAACACCATATGTCTATAACAACTCtaaaataaacttttatacAACGCTATAACATACACAGCCTCAAATCACCTTAATATAAAAACACTGAATAGATATCACAGAAAGTGTCTCCAAGCAAACtatcagttgaataatatgttACTTCTACTCCACAATGAGCAAAACTATAATCATTTCAACATAAAAATCCTCAACAAAAACCTAAAATCCATCCAAGCGCAGAAATATACAGTCAGTTGAATCTAACTTAGTAACAAACAAAAGTTCCAAATCATCAACATCTAAATACCTAAAATGTGAACACACATAACAGTCGAATCAATCTCCACTACAATCTCATAACAGAAAATTTGAAACACTTCAAAGACAAGCACAAATAATAAATACCTATAATATGTGGgaggaggggggagagagagagagggagagggggagggggagggagggagagagagagggagagagggggagagagagagagagagagagagagagagagagagagagagagaggaaattACAGTGGCAGCCTGTTTCTCGGAGAGATGACCAAGTTTACGAAGCACACCATAGAGCTCACCTTTATGAGCATACTCTAAAATCAAACAGATCCTCTGATCGTCATGAAACCAACCGTAAAGCCTCAGAACATTAGGGTGATTAAGACTCAACTGaatctccatctctctcttAAGCTGATGATTAAGCCTGTACTTTTCAACCTGCTCCTTGAAAATGACCTTGAGTGCCACTATATACTTGGTCTGAAATCAACAACAGCAGTAATCATAACAAGAAACCCTAACTAAAACAATCCCAATTAGACATAGCACAGACGATGATGATGAAAATGTGTATGTAAATACCTGGATTTCACGGGCGAGATAGACGCGGCCGAATTTACCTTTACCGAGGGGCTTGCCGATCTCGAAATCGTCCATGGACCATTTCCGAGGAGAAGCCTCATCACTCTCCGATGTCCTCATTTGTTGCTGGAATGGGGgttgattttttgaattctaTTTTGAGAGGGACCTCTTCTTTTCAAATCTCACCGTCTTTTCTATAATGCGTCATTATTATGTGATTTAAAATTCGTGTGTCCATGTGGATAGTAActgaatttattattcaatagaATAATGATTATTCTGGgccatttaaatatttttataaataattatagttTAAACCAGTTAAGccttaaaataaaacaattgttaattctttctttcCGAGTTTTTCTATAAAGCAAGAATTTTTTTCCCAATAAAGGCCTATTTATTTTCTATATTCCAGTACATGATATGGTTACAATCTAGCAAAaagctaagagcatctccaaagattGAGATATGTTAACCAAAATATCTATGTGTCATCTAAGTGGCACTTTTAGATGATATGTAAAGAGAAATACTCTCCAACCATCAccttttagcaaaaaaaatatagataatcatgTTTGATTCAATAGATTTGTTGAACTAGTAAagctattatgtataattttagcttGATATTATTATACATAACTTCATTGGAGTGTTTTTCTCACCTGTTAGCAAAAAACTTGTATaaacaatttatataattattatagctAACAAATTTAGAAATTACCCTTAAAAATGCTCTAATGCAATTATAAGTTATTATTCCAAAGATATTTTATGTAATCGTggcagaaaaatatattttatgtaattatatattgtCATATTTACTTTTTCCTTGCAGAATTTCTCACCTTTAATGAGTacaaaaaatgtaaagaattaaTAAATCCAAATTTACATAAacattgaaaaaaaatactcatAAATATGTTATTCGTCCACATTTCCAGCgattttgtttttatgttcCTTATTACTTAAATCAAtccattttaatatttgatttgaaaGATAATCGATCagtattaaaaaagaaaatacatcttataataatatttataaaaacagaTACTACTGTGGTACTTCAAGTAAAATTCGAATTAATGCCCTGTTTTAACGGAAAAGCCACTTGCGTTGCATGTCCACTTGATTCTTTCTACCTATTAATAATAGCAAAGCAAAAATAATCTGATCTTCACTTTTCCCTTTACTCTGCCTTTGTCTAAGCTTACATACCAGTAATATTTACATCGGTTTATTTTTTTCAAGCCAAACTTAATACATACATGCAAAAACTCAGGTCCCCCACTGAAGCTGTAATATGCATCTTTTGGCCCATTATCCTGTCTGCTTTAATCCTGAATGTTGTAAGAATCATTTGcgtgattaattttaaaactttaCCAATGCTCTTAGTTAGATCCAAAATTTTTGTTCCATTCTTCAAGCTCTTCCCACTTGCTTTTCTGAAGGCTGGGCCTTATTACAGTCATGGCACTCTTAAAATCGGAGTACTTTAAGCGTCTCACCTGTTCAATCGATATAAACTATATATCATACATGTATACAAAAAATTGAAGATAACAGTCAAAAGGTCGGGCTCCTGCTTTAAAGGAAACCTGTCCATATCTTCTACAATGTAGGACATGGTGATGGCAATGTCACGTATGAGCACAATGCAATATTTGCATTTTACACCACAGTAAAGATGGGGAACAAATGCAAAATCTACTTTGTTGTGATTGAGAACAGCagacaataatatttaattttttttatttaagaggATACCTGGTTTGCTTTGACAGTGAGAATCTTCGAACCGAGCTCTCTGATTGGCATCATCGCAGCTTCCTCACACAAGGCTTGCAAATCACTTCCAGAATAACCTACAACAGTAGCCATAACGACCGACATAAGGCACGTAACTTGCATTCAGCTAAACAAAATTAAGTAGTTCActactaataatttaaaagaataataactaAAAAACAGCAAATCATGTCCCCTTTTTTTAGCTGCAACATACTACATTATATACTTCAGATTTCAGAATCATCTTACCTTCTGTCTCCTTCACAAGCCTCTCTAGGTCTCCATCTAACACAGGAAACAAGAACAAATTTCAGTACAATGGTGAAGGATCTGAAGACAAACTTCTGATTAAATGTCCTCTGGAGGCAGACCTTAATAAAAGGAAGAATAATCATGACACCTAAAGATAGATCTGTCCTAAAATATTGCACCACTACCCTGACGTACCCAACTGATGTATTAAGAATACTTGACAGAAACTTCATGTTTAGGGAATAACACCTgacatatattcaatatattatagAAAGACAGCACAACTAACCGGGCAAGGAAAATGGTTGGCCTTTCAACTTGTGTTTTAGAAGAATTCTTCGAACATTTGCATCGGGCAAAGGAATGTAAATTCTTTTCACCTGTTCGAAGAATTAGCACTTTAAAACAGGGTAACAAAATGATTTTGTAAGAAGTCATTTATTTGACCGGAAAATGGGTAAATCAACCAAGTAGTTAAAGAAAATACTAGACAACATATTGTTATTGTCCACCTCAAATGTTAACACGAACATTGACACACTTACCAATCTCCTCAACACTGCATCATCCAATTCCTGAGGTTTATTAGTTGCACCTGCATATAGTTCAAGTGGCCAACAAACATTATGACGACAAAGTAATGTACTGATGAATATGAGTTTTTTCCTAGATGCTAAAAGATTCGATAAATGAAATGCTGCGGCAATCACAAGCCTCGTTAAAAGGCAGCTCAGTTGCTTCTGTGAACCTATTTCCTTTATTTTCGTCGACACTTGTAATGGAAACAATTTCAAGGGATAATGACAAATTAGCAGATGATATGTACACCCCTAATATATAGTATGCTTTTAAGAGTTAAAGAAAATACGAAAAAATCCCAAAGGAACTTGAGCACAGAAACATCTAACAGTCGACATCTAATGATAAACTCTGAAAAAGAATAATTTGAGATGCTGAATCTAAACATTAGAATAAGGAATTACTAAGAAAACGTATATCTTACCGATAACTATTACAAGATCATCAGGATTTGAGGTCACCCCATCAAATTGAACTAAGAATTCCGACTTCAGTCTTCTGCTTGCTTCATTCTCACTAGATGTCCTTGTTGACATAATACTATCAATctgttaataataaaaatataagctTGTGTAAATGCTTACAACATGCTAGTTCGGAAGTTGCAACCTTGGTGAAAGCACATACAAAGAACAAGGGCTAAAATATACAGTCACAATTCAGTAGAAGCACACTGACACAAAAAGATTTGAAAAAGACGATTAGGAACAAAGTCACATGGAAGGAATGTATTAGACTATCAATCCGGCAAAGATACAAAGTGCAACTTGGTGCAATTCTTACAACACATTGCATCCTTGGCTAAACACAATGACCAGAAATGGGTTTAAACATATAGTATAATACAGTAGCAGCAGAGCAAAGACTCATCAAGACAGAAATTAGGATCCAAGTAACATGTAAGGAACAACTAGCAGCTAAAGGAAACCTGAGGACAAAGACGAGCAATGTAGAGCTAAAAGAAACAACAATTATAGAGTTCCGTACTTCATCAATAAATATTACAGATGGCTTCCTGGAAATAGCAACCATGAAAAGGGTCCGAACAAGCTTTTCACCCTCTCCCACCTGTTTAATTTAGGACATTAAGATATTACAGGACAAAAAACACAAGGGGAATCAGTAACCACAAACACAGAACATAAGTAAGGCCAAAGACATACCCACTTTGAAGTAAGTGACGAAGCAGAAACATTGAAAAAGGTAGCTTCTGATTCTGATGCAACTGCCTTAGCCAGCATGGTCTTCCCAGTACCGGGCGGACCAAAGAGTAGCAAACCTGACCAACAGAACAGGaacaaatgattaatttatttaatttcttcAGCACTAAGTAAAGATATAAAACTGTAAATTCGCCCAAATAATACCTCTGGACGGCCTACGAAGGCCTGTAAATAGGTCTTTTCTCTTCGTTGGTAGGATCACCATTTCCAATAAAGTTTGCTTAGCCTTTTCAAGACCAGCTGTAAATAACAAATGCCAAGAAATGTAAAAGTGAATATTTAACACACAGtaaataaatgtaattttattgAAATGCTGCAATTTCTGACCAATATCTTCCCAGTTGACAGAAGGGCTTCTGTCCACGATCACAGATTCTATCATCTCTACCAATTTTCCATCATAGCCATTATCCTGCACAGGTTTCGGAGCTATGACTTTCTTTGTGTCACTTCTAATGCTAGATTTATTTCCACTTGGACCAGTAGAAATTCGTGATGCTACTTTTCTAGGACTAGATGCAGTTCGAATAACTGTTTCAGTTTGTGCCTGAGGCAGAAGGTGTTATGTTGCAaacatactatattataatttataagaacaAAAAATGTGTAATATTACAGTCATGGGTCTATTAAAAATACAAAAGTATATTGAAATTTAGAACTTCATGCTAAAGAGAGCATAAAAGACAAAAGATGCACAAACTAAATTATTGTtaagaaaatatagtatatacAAGAAACAGGATACCACTCTATGACGTGAATGTCTTTGCTAATAGATTACCAAA
This region includes:
- the LOC108206944 gene encoding growth-regulating factor 9 isoform X2, producing MSLMGPETGRCRRTDGKTWRCLKDVVPDQKYCERHMHRGRSTKRVEAFGVNLQSNSHTITCSNTDATTPTCSTKTSQKIKSHNLAVTSAKLSTPISGNCQNKNPSPCRSNDLTKSATSITTLANGKSKPTNRLVKKDKSSSRENTDCLDGVDAGSNQLKDTNKGYSTNGDKHGASVTPELGNSTESVVYGDTMEESQRCKRTDGKRWQCSREAIPQEKYCGSHINRGSKRCRLSPEAATAAATLATLVTLKNGPSPTNLNTDLCILHATHPPTVLESSTSGIK
- the LOC108206944 gene encoding growth-regulating factor 9 isoform X1 → MSLMGPETGRCRRTDGKTWRCLKDVVPDQKYCERHMHRGRSTKRVEAFGVNLQSNSHTITCSNTDATTPTCSTKTSQKIKSHNLAVTSAKLSTPISGNCQNKNPSPCRSNDLTKSATSITTLANGKSKPTNRLVKKDKSSSRENTDCLDGVDAGSNQLKDTNKGYSTNGDKHGASVTPELGNSTESVVYGDTIDTNTVCINCAITVEESQRCKRTDGKRWQCSREAIPQEKYCGSHINRGSKRCRLSPEAATAAATLATLVTLKNGPSPTNLNTDLCILHATHPPTVLESSTSGIK
- the LOC108208089 gene encoding serine/threonine-protein kinase Aurora-3, whose translation is MRTSESDEASPRKWSMDDFEIGKPLGKGKFGRVYLAREIQTKYIVALKVIFKEQVEKYRLNHQLKREMEIQLSLNHPNVLRLYGWFHDDQRICLILEYAHKGELYGVLRKLGHLSEKQAATYIASLTQALAYCHQKDVIHRDIKPENLLLDHEGRLKIADFGWSVQSKSKRNTMCGTLDYLAPEMVENRAHDYAVDNWTLGVLCYEFLYGNPPFEAETQKDTFRRIMKIDLMFPSAPRVSMEAKDLISRLLVRDSSKRLSLQKIMEHPWIVKNADPSGTCSV
- the LOC108205626 gene encoding uncharacterized protein LOC108205626 isoform X1; translation: MNILKDLVELLFSNTSSSSQQSPPPDNNSSTSDMDGVVSNERAAYKLKGYFDLAKEEIDKAVRAEEWGLLDDAVLHYNKAQRILIEASSIPVPSYISSSEQEKVKSYRAKISKWQGHAAERLLVLSRRTGGKSSNKAQTETVIRTASSPRKVASRISTGPSGNKSSIRSDTKKVIAPKPVQDNGYDGKLVEMIESVIVDRSPSVNWEDIAGLEKAKQTLLEMVILPTKRKDLFTGLRRPSRGLLLFGPPGTGKTMLAKAVASESEATFFNVSASSLTSKWVGEGEKLVRTLFMVAISRKPSVIFIDEIDSIMSTRTSSENEASRRLKSEFLVQFDGVTSNPDDLVIVIGATNKPQELDDAVLRRLVKRIYIPLPDANVRRILLKHKLKGQPFSLPDGDLERLVKETEGYSGSDLQALCEEAAMMPIRELGSKILTVKANQVRRLKYSDFKSAMTVIRPSLQKSKWEELEEWNKNFGSN
- the LOC108205626 gene encoding uncharacterized protein LOC108205626 isoform X2, producing MNILKDLVELLFSNTSSSSQQSPPPDNNSSTSDMDGVVSNERAAYKLKGYFDLAKEEIDKAVRAEEWGLLDDAVLHYNKAQRILIEASSIPVPSYISSSEQEKVKSYRAKISKWQGHAAERLLVLSRRTGGKSSNKDNGYDGKLVEMIESVIVDRSPSVNWEDIAGLEKAKQTLLEMVILPTKRKDLFTGLRRPSRGLLLFGPPGTGKTMLAKAVASESEATFFNVSASSLTSKWVGEGEKLVRTLFMVAISRKPSVIFIDEIDSIMSTRTSSENEASRRLKSEFLVQFDGVTSNPDDLVIVIGATNKPQELDDAVLRRLVKRIYIPLPDANVRRILLKHKLKGQPFSLPDGDLERLVKETEGYSGSDLQALCEEAAMMPIRELGSKILTVKANQVRRLKYSDFKSAMTVIRPSLQKSKWEELEEWNKNFGSN